A stretch of Streptomyces vietnamensis DNA encodes these proteins:
- a CDS encoding N-acetylneuraminate synthase family protein, producing MSTRLRTLGTKTAGPGQPVYVCGEIGINHNGDLDNAFKLIDVAAEAGCDAVKFQKRTPEICTPRDQWDIERDTPWGRMTYIDYRHRVEFGEDEYRKIDEYCKEKGIDWFASPWDNEAVAFLEKFDVPAHKVASASLTDDELLRELRATGRTVILSTGMSTPKQIRHAVEVLGSDNILLCHATSTYPAKAEELNLRVIQTLQEEYPNVPIGYSGHETGLQTTLAAVALGATFVERHITLDRAMWGSDQAASVEPQGLQRLVRDIRTIETALGDGVKKVYESELGPMKKLRRVQGDAAA from the coding sequence ATGAGCACCCGTCTGCGCACCCTCGGCACCAAGACCGCCGGCCCGGGTCAGCCCGTCTACGTCTGCGGCGAGATCGGCATCAACCACAACGGCGACCTCGACAACGCCTTCAAGCTGATCGACGTGGCCGCCGAGGCCGGCTGCGACGCCGTCAAGTTCCAGAAGCGCACCCCGGAGATCTGCACCCCGCGCGACCAGTGGGACATCGAGCGCGACACCCCCTGGGGCCGGATGACGTACATCGACTACCGCCACCGCGTGGAGTTCGGCGAGGACGAGTACCGCAAGATCGACGAGTACTGCAAGGAGAAGGGGATCGACTGGTTCGCCTCCCCGTGGGACAACGAGGCCGTCGCCTTCCTGGAGAAGTTCGACGTCCCCGCCCACAAGGTCGCCTCCGCCTCCCTCACCGACGACGAGCTGCTCCGAGAGCTGCGCGCCACCGGCCGCACGGTGATCCTCTCCACCGGCATGTCGACCCCGAAGCAGATCCGCCACGCGGTCGAGGTCCTGGGCTCGGACAACATCCTGCTCTGCCACGCCACCTCGACGTACCCGGCCAAGGCCGAGGAGCTCAACCTGCGCGTCATCCAGACGCTCCAGGAGGAGTACCCGAACGTCCCGATCGGCTACTCCGGCCACGAGACCGGCCTCCAGACCACCCTCGCCGCCGTCGCCCTCGGCGCCACCTTCGTCGAGCGCCACATCACCCTCGACCGCGCCATGTGGGGCTCCGACCAGGCCGCCTCCGTCGAGCCGCAGGGCCTCCAGCGCCTGGTCCGCGACATCCGCACCATCGAGACCGCGCTCGGCGACGGCGTCAAGAAGGTGTACGAGTCGGAGCTCGGCCCGATGAAGAAGCTCCGCCGGGTCCAGGGCGACGCCGCCGCATGA
- a CDS encoding amidohydrolase: protein MNQLKSREPGSVTLPGTLSDSLRAELVAFRRDLHMHPELGNQEFRTTAALKARLEAAGLAPKVLPAGTGLICDIGTRAGGRPMLAIRADLDALPIPDVKTVAYRSTVANRAHACGHDVHTTTVLGAGLVLADLARRGLLPNAVRLIFQPAEEVLPGGAADAVEAGVLDGVGRIIAVHCDPRVDAGKIGLRVGPITSACDRLEITLDGPGGHTARPHLTTDLVTAAARVATDVPAVLARRVDARSGLSVTWGRIEAGHAPNVIPQHAALSGTVRCLDLPTWREAPDLVHAAIDEVATLHRAKSTVTYVRGVPPVVNDPLVTELLHDAMAARRGSHAIEDTEQSLGGEDFSWYLEHVPGAMARLGVRVPGDARVRDLHAGDFDVDERCIETGVELFTAAALLDATPQG, encoded by the coding sequence GTGAACCAGTTGAAGTCCCGTGAGCCAGGCTCCGTCACCCTGCCCGGAACGCTGTCCGACTCCCTGCGCGCCGAACTCGTCGCCTTCCGCAGGGACTTGCACATGCACCCCGAGCTCGGGAACCAGGAGTTCCGTACGACCGCCGCGCTCAAGGCCCGCCTGGAGGCGGCCGGCCTCGCGCCGAAGGTCCTCCCGGCCGGCACGGGGCTCATCTGTGACATCGGCACCCGGGCCGGCGGCCGGCCCATGCTGGCGATCCGCGCCGACCTCGACGCGCTGCCCATCCCCGACGTCAAGACCGTCGCCTACCGCTCCACCGTGGCCAACCGCGCCCACGCCTGCGGACACGACGTCCACACCACCACCGTCCTCGGCGCCGGACTCGTCCTCGCCGACCTCGCCCGCCGGGGCCTGCTGCCGAACGCCGTGCGGCTGATCTTCCAGCCCGCCGAGGAGGTCCTGCCCGGCGGCGCCGCCGACGCCGTCGAGGCAGGGGTCCTGGACGGGGTCGGCCGGATCATCGCCGTCCACTGCGACCCCCGCGTCGACGCCGGGAAGATCGGGCTCCGGGTCGGCCCCATCACCTCCGCCTGCGACCGCCTGGAGATCACCCTCGACGGCCCCGGCGGCCACACCGCCCGCCCGCACCTCACCACCGACCTCGTCACCGCCGCCGCCCGGGTCGCCACCGACGTCCCCGCCGTCCTCGCCCGCCGCGTCGACGCCCGCTCGGGCCTCTCGGTGACCTGGGGCCGCATCGAGGCCGGCCACGCACCGAACGTCATCCCGCAGCACGCGGCGCTCTCCGGCACCGTCCGCTGCCTCGACCTGCCGACCTGGCGGGAGGCGCCCGATCTGGTCCACGCGGCGATCGACGAGGTCGCCACCCTGCACCGGGCCAAGTCGACCGTCACCTACGTCCGCGGCGTCCCCCCGGTCGTGAACGACCCGCTCGTCACCGAACTGCTGCACGACGCCATGGCGGCCCGCCGGGGCTCGCACGCGATCGAGGACACCGAGCAGAGCCTCGGCGGCGAGGACTTCTCCTGGTACCTGGAGCACGTCCCCGGCGCCATGGCCCGCCTCGGCGTCCGCGTCCCAGGCGACGCCCGGGTCAGGGACCTGCACGCCGGCGACTTCGACGTCGACGAGCGGTGCATCGAGACCGGCGTGGAGCTCTTCACGGCCGCGGCCCTGCTCGACGCCACGCCCCAGGGCTGA
- a CDS encoding BMP family lipoprotein — MRRITRITTVGIASAALALSATACGKSSNNTGSSPSSSSQATKVALAYDIGGRGDQSFNDAAYAGMKKAEDELGVKGSEAEPSQGESDADKVARLTSLARAGNNPVIGVGFSYAPAIAKVAKAFPKTTFGLIDDTSVTAPNIANLVFNEEQGSYLAGVAAAKTSKTGTVGFIGGVEVPLIKKFEAGFTQGVKDTNPKAKVLTQYLTQPPNFDGFSKPDLGKAAAQGQLDKGADVIYAAAGLAGSGSIEAAATAGKWAIGVDSDQYNQSGLSSYKDHILTSVTKNVSGSVFNLIKSVKDGKPESGEIRYGLATDGVGLADSNPAYKKMTDVIAAVDAAKKNIVDGKITVKTAP; from the coding sequence TTGCGCCGGATCACCAGGATCACGACCGTGGGCATCGCCTCTGCGGCGCTCGCGCTCTCCGCCACCGCCTGTGGCAAGTCGTCGAACAACACGGGCTCCAGCCCGTCCTCGTCCTCGCAGGCGACCAAGGTCGCCCTCGCGTACGACATCGGCGGCCGCGGCGACCAGTCCTTCAACGACGCCGCCTACGCCGGCATGAAGAAGGCCGAGGACGAGCTCGGCGTCAAGGGCTCCGAGGCCGAGCCGTCGCAGGGCGAGAGCGACGCCGACAAGGTCGCGCGCCTCACCTCGCTGGCCCGCGCCGGCAACAACCCGGTCATCGGCGTCGGCTTCTCCTACGCCCCGGCCATCGCGAAGGTCGCCAAGGCCTTCCCGAAGACCACGTTCGGCCTCATCGACGACACCTCGGTGACCGCCCCGAACATCGCCAACCTGGTCTTCAACGAGGAGCAGGGCTCCTACCTGGCCGGCGTCGCCGCCGCCAAGACCTCGAAGACCGGCACCGTCGGCTTCATCGGCGGCGTCGAGGTTCCGCTGATCAAGAAGTTCGAGGCGGGCTTCACGCAGGGCGTCAAGGACACCAACCCCAAGGCGAAGGTGCTCACCCAGTACCTGACCCAGCCGCCGAACTTCGACGGCTTCTCGAAGCCCGACCTCGGCAAGGCCGCCGCGCAGGGCCAGCTCGACAAGGGCGCCGACGTGATCTACGCCGCCGCCGGTCTGGCCGGTTCCGGCTCGATCGAGGCCGCCGCGACCGCCGGCAAGTGGGCCATCGGCGTCGACTCCGACCAGTACAACCAGTCGGGTCTGTCCTCGTACAAGGACCACATCCTGACCTCGGTCACCAAGAACGTCTCGGGCTCCGTCTTCAACCTGATCAAGTCGGTCAAGGACGGCAAGCCGGAGTCCGGTGAGATCCGCTACGGCCTCGCCACGGACGGCGTCGGCCTGGCCGACTCCAACCCGGCGTACAAGAAGATGACCGACGTCATCGCCGCCGTGGACGCCGCGAAGAAGAACATCGTCGACGGCAAGATCACGGTCAAGACCGCTCCGTAA
- a CDS encoding ABC transporter ATP-binding protein, giving the protein MSPWHDNFAPPCPPAPTPSGQGECVINASSPPAVELHGITKRFPGVVANKDIAITVRKGTVHALIGENGAGKSTLMKILYGMQKPDEGTIAVDGEQVTFSSPGDAIARGIGMVHQHFMLADNLTVLENVVLGGEKLYGIGAKARKKIQEISDAYGLGVRPDALVEDLGVADRQRVEILKVLYRGARILILDEPTAVLVPQEVDALFDNLRELKSEGLTVIFISHKLGEVLKVADDITVIRRGTTVGTADPKTATTKQLAELMVGSELPSPETRESTVTDVPMLKVANLTLLESGAVGAPLTTAAPADPSAAVTMHEEAAAGRKLLDDISLTIHKGEILGIAGVEGNGQTELIEALMGMSTPDAGVISLDGEDISKVSVRKRREGGIGYIPEDRHRHGLLLEAPLWENRILGHVTEAPNSKRGILDPKAARKDTERIVREYDVRTPGIDVTAASLSGGNQQKLIVGREMSHNPKFLIAAHPTRGVDVGAQAQIWDAIRDARREGLAVLLISADLDELIGLSDTLRVMYRGKLVADADPATITPEQLGSAMTGAATGHLEGTEQSEDGDAR; this is encoded by the coding sequence ATGTCTCCCTGGCACGATAACTTCGCCCCGCCCTGCCCTCCCGCTCCCACTCCTTCCGGCCAAGGAGAGTGCGTCATCAACGCGTCCAGCCCCCCTGCCGTAGAACTGCACGGCATCACCAAGCGTTTCCCCGGCGTCGTCGCCAACAAGGACATCGCCATCACGGTCCGCAAGGGGACCGTGCACGCCCTCATCGGCGAGAACGGCGCCGGCAAGTCGACCCTCATGAAGATCCTCTACGGCATGCAGAAGCCGGACGAGGGCACCATCGCGGTCGACGGCGAGCAGGTCACCTTCTCCAGCCCCGGTGACGCCATCGCGCGCGGCATCGGCATGGTGCACCAGCACTTCATGCTCGCCGACAACCTCACCGTCCTGGAGAACGTCGTCCTCGGCGGCGAGAAGCTCTACGGCATCGGCGCCAAGGCGCGGAAGAAGATCCAGGAGATCTCCGACGCGTACGGCCTCGGCGTCCGCCCCGACGCCCTCGTCGAGGACCTCGGCGTCGCCGACCGGCAGCGCGTGGAGATCCTCAAGGTCCTCTACCGCGGCGCCCGGATCCTCATCCTCGACGAGCCGACCGCCGTGCTCGTCCCGCAGGAGGTCGACGCGCTCTTCGACAACCTGCGCGAGCTCAAGTCCGAGGGCCTGACCGTCATCTTCATCTCGCACAAGCTGGGCGAGGTCCTGAAGGTCGCCGACGACATCACCGTCATCCGCCGGGGCACCACGGTCGGCACCGCCGACCCGAAGACCGCCACCACCAAGCAGCTCGCCGAGCTGATGGTCGGCAGCGAGCTGCCCTCGCCGGAGACCCGCGAGTCGACGGTCACCGACGTCCCGATGCTCAAGGTCGCGAACCTGACGCTCCTCGAGAGCGGCGCCGTCGGCGCCCCGCTGACCACCGCCGCCCCGGCCGACCCGTCCGCCGCGGTCACGATGCACGAAGAGGCCGCGGCCGGCCGCAAGCTCCTCGACGACATCTCGCTCACCATCCACAAGGGCGAGATCCTCGGCATCGCCGGCGTCGAGGGCAACGGCCAGACCGAGCTCATCGAGGCCCTCATGGGCATGTCCACCCCCGACGCGGGCGTCATCAGCCTCGACGGCGAGGACATCTCCAAGGTCTCGGTGCGCAAGCGCCGCGAGGGCGGCATCGGCTACATCCCCGAGGACCGCCACCGCCACGGCCTGCTCCTGGAGGCCCCCCTCTGGGAGAACCGCATCCTCGGCCACGTCACCGAGGCCCCCAACTCCAAGCGCGGCATCCTCGACCCGAAGGCCGCCCGCAAGGACACCGAGCGGATCGTGCGCGAGTACGACGTCCGCACCCCCGGCATCGACGTCACCGCGGCCTCCCTCTCCGGCGGCAACCAGCAGAAGCTGATCGTCGGCCGCGAGATGAGCCACAACCCCAAGTTCCTGATCGCCGCCCACCCCACCCGCGGTGTGGACGTCGGCGCGCAGGCGCAGATCTGGGACGCGATCCGGGACGCCCGCCGCGAGGGCCTCGCGGTGCTGCTGATCTCCGCCGACCTCGACGAGCTGATCGGCCTCTCCGACACCCTCCGGGTCATGTACCGCGGCAAGCTCGTCGCGGACGCCGACCCCGCCACCATCACGCCCGAGCAGCTGGGCTCCGCCATGACCGGCGCGGCCACCGGCCACCTCGAAGGCACCGAGCAGTCCGAAGACGGTGACGCCCGATGA
- a CDS encoding ABC transporter permease: MMKFDKDKLIIGAAGPVLALVTSFVLTVLVLLATGLDPIEPIRLMIDNAGYSDVQVLIVNQTGIYYLAALAVAIGFRMNLFNIGVEGQYRLAAMVSALVGAAIDLPGPLHILVIVLVAIATGALWAGIAGILKTTRGVSEVVSTIMLNAITTSLVAWLILPKNFGVQPAGSNDLTTGQIPESGWFPGIDMGEGGQIYGFTFVALALGVVYWFMLNRTRFGFDLRATGESESAAQASGVDAKKMILTAMLISGGLAGLAGMPILLGESHTYSLAFPVNVGFTAITVALLGRNHPVGILFSALLFAFLDKASSSLDVEGYPKEITEIMQGIIVIAVVVSYELVRRYGLRRQQQKVGEELAAGGAIKTDKEVAA; encoded by the coding sequence ATGATGAAATTCGACAAGGACAAGCTGATCATCGGGGCCGCCGGCCCGGTGCTCGCCCTGGTCACCTCCTTCGTGCTCACCGTCCTGGTGCTGCTCGCGACGGGCCTGGACCCGATCGAGCCGATCCGGCTGATGATCGACAACGCCGGGTACTCCGACGTCCAGGTCCTCATCGTCAACCAGACGGGGATCTACTACCTGGCAGCGCTGGCCGTGGCCATCGGCTTCCGGATGAACCTCTTCAACATCGGCGTCGAGGGCCAGTACCGCCTCGCCGCGATGGTCTCGGCGCTGGTGGGTGCGGCCATCGACCTGCCCGGCCCGCTGCACATCCTGGTCATCGTGCTCGTCGCCATCGCGACCGGCGCCCTCTGGGCCGGTATCGCGGGCATCCTGAAGACCACCCGCGGTGTCTCCGAGGTCGTCTCCACGATCATGCTCAACGCCATCACCACCTCCCTGGTGGCCTGGCTGATCCTGCCGAAGAACTTCGGCGTCCAGCCCGCCGGCTCCAACGACCTCACCACCGGTCAGATCCCCGAGTCCGGCTGGTTCCCCGGCATCGACATGGGCGAGGGCGGCCAGATCTACGGCTTCACCTTCGTCGCGCTCGCGCTCGGCGTCGTCTACTGGTTCATGCTCAACCGCACGCGCTTCGGCTTCGACCTGCGCGCCACCGGTGAGAGCGAGTCCGCGGCCCAGGCCAGCGGCGTCGACGCCAAGAAGATGATCCTCACCGCGATGCTGATCTCGGGCGGCCTCGCCGGTCTGGCCGGCATGCCGATCCTGCTCGGCGAGTCGCACACGTACAGCCTGGCCTTCCCGGTCAACGTCGGCTTCACCGCCATCACCGTCGCGCTGCTCGGCCGCAACCACCCGGTCGGCATCCTCTTCTCGGCCCTCCTCTTCGCGTTCCTCGACAAGGCGTCCTCCAGCCTGGACGTCGAGGGTTACCCGAAGGAGATCACCGAGATCATGCAGGGCATCATCGTGATCGCCGTGGTCGTCTCCTACGAGCTCGTCCGCCGTTACGGCCTCCGCCGCCAGCAGCAGAAGGTCGGCGAGGAGCTCGCCGCCGGCGGCGCCATCAAGACCGACAAGGAGGTGGCGGCATGA
- a CDS encoding ABC transporter permease: MSTGTVAKPSAAPKKAGRRKLTWPWILLIVAAGLVLFSLVRVVSGADDLTSVGQISGALQLAVPIAMAGLGGLWSERAGVVNIGLEGMMVLGTWFGAWAGYQWGPWTGVVVGILGGAVGGLLHAIITVTFNVNHIVSGVAINILAVGFTKYLSNFTFDKAEGGSSKQSPRIDPITDITIPGLSDWLADLHGKHWFLISDLAGILGGLVTNLSVLTIVAALLIPATWWVLWRTAFGLRLRSCGENPVAAESLGVNVYKYKYIAVVVSGGLAGLGGAFLAIVSTGIYQEGQTGGRGYIGLAAMIFGNWMPGGMAMGAGLFGFTDSLKLRGGAENVHALLLLVALLLVIAAAWQLYKKKYIPAVIAAVFSVGFFLWYALTDQVPSQFVDAAPYITTLLVLALSAQRLRMPKADGLPYRKGQGK; this comes from the coding sequence ATGAGCACCGGCACCGTTGCCAAGCCGAGCGCCGCGCCCAAGAAGGCCGGACGCCGCAAGCTGACCTGGCCCTGGATCCTGCTGATCGTCGCGGCCGGTCTCGTCCTCTTCTCGCTCGTCCGCGTCGTCTCCGGGGCCGACGACCTCACCTCCGTCGGCCAGATCTCCGGCGCGCTCCAGCTCGCCGTGCCGATCGCCATGGCCGGTCTCGGCGGTCTGTGGTCCGAGCGCGCGGGCGTCGTCAACATCGGCCTCGAAGGCATGATGGTCCTCGGCACCTGGTTCGGCGCCTGGGCCGGCTACCAGTGGGGCCCGTGGACGGGTGTCGTCGTCGGCATCCTCGGCGGCGCGGTCGGCGGTCTGCTGCACGCGATCATCACCGTCACGTTCAACGTGAACCACATCGTCTCCGGTGTGGCGATCAACATCCTCGCGGTCGGCTTCACCAAGTACCTGTCGAACTTCACCTTCGACAAGGCCGAGGGCGGTTCCTCCAAGCAGTCCCCGCGCATCGACCCGATCACCGACATCACCATCCCGGGGCTCTCCGACTGGCTGGCGGACCTCCACGGCAAGCACTGGTTCCTGATCTCGGACCTCGCCGGCATCCTCGGCGGCCTGGTCACCAACCTGTCGGTGCTCACGATCGTGGCCGCCCTGCTCATCCCGGCCACCTGGTGGGTGCTGTGGCGCACGGCCTTCGGCCTGCGGCTGCGCTCCTGCGGTGAGAACCCGGTCGCCGCCGAGTCCCTCGGCGTCAACGTCTACAAGTACAAGTACATCGCCGTCGTCGTCTCCGGCGGCCTCGCCGGCCTCGGCGGCGCGTTCCTCGCGATCGTCTCCACCGGCATCTACCAGGAGGGCCAGACCGGCGGCCGCGGCTACATCGGTCTCGCCGCCATGATCTTCGGCAACTGGATGCCCGGCGGCATGGCCATGGGCGCCGGCCTCTTCGGCTTCACCGACAGCCTCAAGCTGCGCGGCGGCGCCGAGAACGTCCACGCGCTCCTCCTGCTCGTCGCGCTGCTCCTGGTGATCGCCGCCGCGTGGCAGCTGTACAAGAAGAAGTACATCCCGGCGGTCATCGCCGCGGTCTTCTCCGTCGGCTTCTTCCTCTGGTACGCGCTGACCGACCAGGTCCCGAGCCAGTTCGTCGACGCCGCCCCGTACATCACCACGCTGCTCGTGCTCGCCCTCTCGGCGCAGCGCCTGCGGATGCCCAAGGCGGACGGCCTGCCGTACCGGAAGGGCCAGGGCAAGTGA
- a CDS encoding cytidine deaminase yields MTPAAAEPDWELLRETAREAMSHAYAPYSGYPVGAAALVDDGRVISGCNVENASFGLGLCAECGLVSQLQATGGGRLTHFVCVDGRGESLVPCGRCRQLLYEFGGPELVLETPAGFLTLADMLPQAFGPGHLAK; encoded by the coding sequence GTGACGCCCGCCGCTGCGGAACCCGACTGGGAGCTGCTCCGGGAGACCGCCCGCGAGGCGATGTCCCACGCGTACGCCCCGTACTCGGGCTATCCGGTCGGCGCGGCGGCCCTCGTGGACGACGGGCGGGTGATCTCCGGCTGCAACGTGGAGAACGCCTCCTTCGGCCTCGGCCTGTGCGCCGAGTGCGGGCTCGTCTCGCAGCTCCAGGCGACCGGCGGCGGCCGGCTCACGCACTTCGTGTGCGTGGACGGGCGGGGCGAGTCCCTGGTCCCGTGCGGGCGCTGCCGGCAGCTCCTGTACGAGTTCGGGGGCCCCGAACTGGTCCTGGAGACGCCCGCCGGGTTCCTCACCCTGGCGGACATGCTTCCGCAGGCCTTCGGGCCCGGCCACCTCGCCAAGTAG